A single genomic interval of Juglans regia cultivar Chandler chromosome 1, Walnut 2.0, whole genome shotgun sequence harbors:
- the LOC109014712 gene encoding protein STRICTOSIDINE SYNTHASE-LIKE 4-like: MSPKHGLPAIVRSKRCFPAACSSFLLACLLAFTLQIVFFSPISPAGSLDLPVSSSASSLPANNKLQGVLKLGEGFLKDPEDVCVDKEGTIYAATRDGWIKRLHRNGSWENWKMMNSRTLLGITITKEGDLIVCDSEKGLIRIGEDGVNVLATHVNGSKIRFADDVIEASDGNLYFSVASTKFELHNWYLDVLEGKPHGQLLKYDPSSTETSILLDGLCFANGVALSRDQDYLVVCETWKFRCLKYWLKGEDKGKTEIFIDNLPGGPDNINLAPDGSFWIALLQLTSEGLEFVHTSKASKHLVATFPKLIEKVNGVYRKATVVNVAVDGKIIRRFDDPNGKVISFVTAAMEFEDHLYLGSLNSNFVGKLPLKDSYNLG, translated from the exons ATGAGTCCAAAACATGGCCTACCGGCCATTGTTAGATCAAAGCGTTGCTTTCCAGCGGCATGTTCAAGCTTCCTGCTTGCTTGTTTGCTTGCCTTTACACTTCAAATCGTTTTCTTCTCACCCATATCCCCAGCTGGATCGCTTGACTTGCCTGTTTCATCTTCAGCTTCCTCCCTTCCCGCAAACAACAAATTGCAG GGAGTTCTCAAACTTGGAGAAGGATTTCTGAAGGATCCAGAAGACGTTTGTGTGGATAAAGAGGGTACAATCTACGCTGCAACTAGAGATGGTTGGATTAAAAGATTGCATAGAAACGGGTCTTGGGAGAATTGGAAGATGATGAACAGTCGTACTTTACTTGGAATCACAATAACAAAGGAAGGCGATCTTATTGTGTGCGATTCTGAAAAG gGTCTGATTAGGATTGGTGAAGATGGCGTCAATGTTCTTGCAACACATGTTAACGGTTCCAAAATAAG GTTTGCAGACGATGTTATAGAAGCATCAGATGGGAATCTATATTTTAGCGTTGCAAGCACCAAATTTGAACTCCACAATTGGTATCTAGATGTGCTGGAGGGAAAACCTCATGGGCAACTGCTAAAGTACGATCCATCTTCAACCGAGACATCGATTCTGCTTGATGGTTTGTGTTTTGCTAATGGGGTTGCACTCTCAAGGGACCAAGACTATCTAGTGGTCTGTGAAACATGGAA GTTTAGGTGCCTTAAGTATTGGCTGAAAGGAGAAGATAAGGGAAAAACTGAAATTTTTATCGACAACCTTCCGGGTGGTCCTGATAACATCAATCTTGCACCAGATGGATCTTTTTGGATTGCTCTACTTCAG TTAACTTCTGAGGGGCTGGAGTTTGTGCACACTTCCAAGGCATCCAAGCACTTGGTAGCAACGTTTCCAAAACTGATTGAAAAGGTAAATGGCGTTTACAGGAAAGCAACGGTTGTAAATGTGGCAGTAGATGGCAAGATAATCAGGAGATTTGATGACCCAAATGGAAAGGTGATATCCTTTGTGACTGCAGCCATGGAATTTGAGGATCATTTGTATTTGGGAAGTCTGAACTCCAACTTTGTTGGAAAACTACCGCTAAAAGATTCGTACaacttagggtag
- the LOC118348729 gene encoding uncharacterized protein LOC118348729 — MTINAQQRGTFPTNTEVNPKEQYKTITLRSRREIERSRSKETNSTSTVENNGQSKNKVEEDDDTRRETDKPPSISFPDNHPILSTPLPYPQHALEQMPNYVKFLKDIIFKKIRLEKFETVKLSEECSAILQKKKLRLGEIKQTTISLQLADRSIKYLHGIIEDVLVNVDKFIFPTDFVVLDMEEDQEVPLILGQPFLATGRALIDVQNGELTLRVNKEEIMFNIYQAMRIP, encoded by the exons ATGACCATCAATGCCCAACAAAGAGGAACTTTTCCTACCAACACAGAAGTGAATCCAAAGGAGCAATACAAGACCATCACACTTAGGAGTAGAAGAGAAATTGAGAGGTCACGATCAAAGGAAACCAATTCCACCTCTACAGTTGAAAACAATGGCCAAAGCAAGAATAAAGTTGAAGAAGATGACGATACACGAAGAGAGACTGACAAGCCTCCATCAATTTCATTTCCTGACAATCATCCTATTCTCTCTACTCCACTTCCTTATCCTCaac ATGCCTTGGAACAAATGccaaattatgtcaaattccTGAAGGACATCATTTTCAAGAAGATAAGGTTGGAGAAGTTTGAAACAGTGAAACTTTCTGAAGAATGTagtgctattcttcaaaagaa GAAATTGAGACTTGGAGAGATAAAACAAACAACCATTTCTTTGCAACTAGCAGATCGATCCATCAAGTATCTACATGGAATCATAGAAGACGTATTGGTAAATgtagataaatttatttttcctactGATTTTGTGGTGTTAGATATGGAGGAAGACCAAGAAGTCCCACTAATTCTTGGCCAACCATTCTTGGCTACGGGAAGAGctttaattgatgttcaaaatGGTGAGTTAACATTAAGAGTGAACAAAGAAGAGATTATGTTCAACATCTACCAAGCCATGAGAATTCCATAA
- the LOC109009031 gene encoding uncharacterized protein LOC109009031 — protein sequence MDVLSVKCDSCGFTEECTPAYILRVRERYQGRWICGLCVEAVKDEVLRSGMCISTEEALNRHITFYKQFRSSTSLKEAEHPISAIGRLLRRSLDSPGPLRSSSSTDLSPVDGVRSSGLGRSESCFPSLSR from the coding sequence ATGGATGTTTTATCAGTAAAATGTGACTCGTGCGGGTTCACAGAAGAGTGCACCCCCGCATACATTCTTCGCGTCCGGGAAAGGTACCAAGGCCGGTGGATATGCGGGCTCTGCGTCGAGGCCGTGAAAGACGAGGTTCTGAGATCCGGCATGTGCATCTCCACCGAAGAAGCTCTCAACCGCCACATCACTTTCTACAAGCAGTTCAGATCCTCTACTTCTCTCAAAGAAGCTGAGCACCCTATCTCCGCCATCGGCAGGCTTCTCCGGCGAAGCTTGGATTCCCCAGGACCCCTTAGGTCTAGTTCGAGCACCGATTTGTCTCCAGTTGATGGGGTTCGGAGTTCTGGTCTTGGTCGGTCCGAAAGTTGTTTCCCTTCTCTGTCCCGTTAA